The Verrucomicrobium spinosum DSM 4136 = JCM 18804 DNA segment TGAAGGCCCAACCATCGTCAGATGACGGCCATTCGTCCAAAGATCCCAACGACGGGAAGGAAGGCGACGAGGAATCCTTACGCGTCAAGTCCGCCACGGAGAAGAAGTAGGGGGCGACGCTGTCCAATCGACAAGACTCCACGCCGGCCTGCGATGAAGCCGGTGAGCTGCACCTGGTCTCCAGTCGATCCATTCAACAGAGCTCACGTCAGACGAGTTTGCAGCCTGTCTGGAGCGATTCCCGAGCTGGATCGATGGAAGCCATGCCACAGCAGATTTGTCTGCAAAGACTTCAGCATCCAGCTGCCCCCCGCAGGCCAACCCACAGCCCGCCCCCGCGTCACTGAAAAAGTTGGTGCAAACGGCCAGCCGTGCCATGGGAGAGGCACCGGGGGCACTGCCAACACACACCCGAAGAGGGTGGCAGCGGAGAAAGCGACCGAACTCCCGACCTATGCGAGGATTCCCTTCACAATGTTCCCTGCCACATCCGTGAGCCGGAAATCCCGGCCCTGGAAACGGTAGGTGAGCCGCTCGTGATCAATGCCCAGCAAGTGAAGCATGGTGGCATGGAAGTCATGCACCGTCACGGGATCGCGGGCGACCTCATATCCGAGGTCGTCCGTCTCTCCGTAAGTGATGCCCCCTTTGATGCCGCCGCCGGCCATCCAGAAGGTGAAGCACTCCCGGTGGTGATCGCGTCCGTAGCTCTTGCTCTTGGTGCTGAAGCTGCCTTGGGAGTAGCTGGTGCGGCCAAACTCCCCACCCCACACGACCAGCGTGTCCTTCAGCATGTCCCTCTGCTTCAGATCCTTGATGAGCGCGGCGCAGGGCTGGTCGATCTCCTTGGTGGAGACAGGGTAGTTCATGGGCAGGCCGCCGTGGTGGTCCCAGCCCGGATGGTAGAGCTGGATGAACTTGACGTTCTTCTCCGCGAGGCGGCGGGCAAGAATGCAGTTCGAGGCAAAACTCCCCGGTGTCTTCGCATCCGGACCGTACATCTGAAAGACCGATTCCGGCTCCTTGCTGAAGTCCGTGGCATCCGGCACGGAAGCCTGCATGCGGAAGGCCATCTCATACTGCTCAATGCGGGCGGTGATCTCCGCATCCGGCCGGGAGACGAACTGCCGCTCATGCATGGCCTTTAGCGTGTCCAGCATCTTGCGGGTGGCCCCGCGGGCGATCCCCTCGGGTTCGCTCAAATAAAGCACGGCGTCTTTCCCGGCGCGAAACTGCACCCCCTGGTACTGCGTGGGCAGAAAGCCCGCATCCCATAGACGGTAGCTCAGAGGCTGGTCCACCGGCCGGCGGGAGATGAGGACGATGAAGCCCGGGAGGTCACGATTGTCCGTGCCCAACCCGTACTGGAGCCAGGAGCCGATGCTGGGACGGCCCGGAAGCGGGGCTCCCGTCTGCATGAAGGTCAGCGCCGGGTCGTGGTTCACGGCCTCCGACGTCATGCTCTTGATGAAGCAGAGGTCATCCACCACTTTCGCAGTTTCAGGAAACATCTCAGAAACCCATGCGCCGCTCTGGCCGTGCTGCTTGAACTCAAAAGCAGACGGCACCAGCGGGAAAGACGTCTGGGAGCCAGCCATGCCAGGTGGGCGTTTCCCCTTCAAGTAGGAGTCCGGCAGCCCCTCCCCCTGCCGCTTCATCAGCTCAGGACGGTAGTCAAAACTGTCGAGCTGCGAGGGGCCGCCGCTCATGAAGAGGAAGATCACCCGCTTGGCCTTTGGCGCAAAGTGAGGCAGTCCGGGAAGCCCCCCCTCTGAGACAGCCGATGGCGATGGCGCAGCCCCGGCCTGCCCCTGTTGAAGCATGTCCGCCAATGCCAGTCCACCAAATCCCAGACCCATACGGCTCAGCATGTCCCGGCGGGTCAGTCCGAAAGCAGAAGTGCGCTGTTGGCAAAACATGAGTAGCGATAGGGGGGAGAAAATTAGAAACGCTGAGGCAGACGTGTGTCAGGGCTTCATGACGCACTCGTCCATGGCCAGGAGCGCCCGAGTGACCAGCGTGGTGGCAGCGACTTCGACCGCTGACAGTTTGTCATCCACGGCGGCCTCACCGTTCTTGCGGCGCAGATTGTCCGCATCCGCAGGCTGGCTGGCAAAATGTTCGCGCTGCTCTTTAAGCAGACTGGTAAGGAGCTCGACCTGCCAGTCCGCTGCATGGCGGGAAGTCAACAGCCGGTAACCCTTGCGAATCCGTCCAGCATCATCATTCGGAAACTCGCGGACCAGATTCTCCGCCAAGACACGGGCGGACTCCAGGAACTGCGGGTCATTGAACAACACGAGAGCCTGGAGCGGGTTGGCGCTACGGTCACGGCGAGTTTTGCAGAACTCCCGGGTCGGCGCGTCGAAGACGCTCATGGCCGGTGGCGGCAGGGTCCGACGCCAGAAGGTGTAAACGCTGCGACGGAAGAGGTCCGCCCCCTTGCTCTGGGTGTAGCTGTGCTGAGTGCCGGAGTCTTCCCACAGGCCCGCAGGCTGGTAGGGCATGACGGGCGGGCCGAGCAAGCGACGGTTCAGCAGACCACTGACCGCGAGGGCATTGTCACGCAACTGTTCGGCCGTGAGGCGCTGACGCGGCCCACGAGCCAGCAGCTTGTTGTCCGGATCTTCCTTCAGCATCTCCAACCGCTCCGGCAGGGAAGACTGACGATAGGTCGCGCTCATTGCGATGAGCTTGCAGAGCGCCTTGGTATCCCAGCCATTGTCCATGAACCAGAGAGCCAGCCAGTCGAGAAGTTCCGGATGGGTGGGCAGCTGCCCCTGCACCCCGAAGTCCTCACTGGTGCCCACGATGCCACGCCCCATGAACATCTGCCAGACGCGGTTGACGTACACCCGGGAGGTCAGCGGATTGCGCCGATCTACCAGCCACTTGGCCAGGCCCAGGCGGTCCCGTGAAAACTCAGACGGGAATGGGAACACGCTGGAGGGAGTGTCAGGCTCCACACGGTCTCCCTTGGCTTCGAAGTGACCACGGTTGAGCACATAAGTAGGGCGGCGTTCGCCTGGCATTTCACGCATCACCATGATCTCCCGCATGCGGTTGGAGATCTCATTCTCTTCTTCGCGCAGGGCTTTGAGTTCAGCGACCACCTTCTTTGAAGGCGCATCCGTCTCCCGCTGCCACCACTGGAACCACTCATGCAGTTGATTCAACGCCGCAGCACCGGCATCCAGACGCACCTCAACAGGTGAAAGCTCGCAGCCGTACACTTTGAAGTCATCCAACAATGCGGCGGAAAGCGTGACGTCATTGTGCCTGCCCGCAAGGGTCAGGGTGGCGATCTCCACCATGTCTTTGCCCTCGTAAGAGTCGTCGTAAACAATGTCCTTGTAGAGATTGTCACGCACGACCTCCTGGTCCACCGGCTGGCCGTTAACGTAGATACGCATGCCCGAGGCCCGGCTGGAGCCATCATAGGTCACCGCCACATGCGTCCAGAGATTGAGCGGCAAAGGCTTCGTGGACCGCACCCGCACGGCATTCCCAGGCCAAAAGTGGCAGAGGGCGAAGGAGGGCTTGGTATCCTCCAGCAGAAGCTCGTACCCCATGGAGCCTGCATCCAGCCCCGCGCGGCTGTGATGCACCACCACAGCCCGTGCGAGCGGTTTTTCCAGTTTCATCCATACTGAAAACGAGAAGGGATCCGTGCGGGAAAAATCACCGGCATTGGGGATGCTCAAGGAGTTGTCCCCCTGGAAGCGGATCGACTTCCCAACATGCCCGTCCATCAACTTCGTCTTGAGGCGCACTTTGCCCGGCTTGGACTCATCCGCACGGTTGGCCAGCACCTTGTCATCAGTGAGGGTCTCGAAGTCGAGATGAACCTGCGGCTTCACGGGTCGGATGGAGGAGTCCCGGGAGGCGATCCATTGGGCAAACCGGGCACGTGCAGACTCTTGCATGGCCTGGCGCTGCTGCTCCTTAAGGTTGATCTGCAGCTTCAACTCCGCATGACGGCGCTCATCATCGCCCTCATACACAAACATGGACGGAGCCGGAATGTTCGAGGTGTACACCGTGTACAGGCCGCATTCGTCGATGTTGTTGAGGAAGGCGGAGAGACTATAATAATCCTTGGTGCTGATCGGATCATACTTGTGATCATGACAGCGGGCGCACTCCATGGAGAGCCCGAGGAAGGCGATGCCGTTCGTGTGGACACGGTCCGCCACAATGTCCTGACGGAACTCCTCTTCATTGCTGCCCGCCTCATTGGACTGCTGGGGCAGGCGGTTGAAAGCCGTGGCCAAGTACATGTCCTGAGTTGGCGCAGGCAGCATGTCGCCCGCAGTCTGCCAGGTGACGAACTGATCGTAAGGAAGATTGTCATTGAATGCCCGGATGACCCAGTCGCGATACGGCCAGGTGAGGCAGTCGTGATCCTCATGGCGGCCGTAGGTGTCTGCAAAGCGGGAGACGTCCAACCACTCAATCGCCATCCGTTCTCCATAAGCACTGGAAGCGAGGAGACGATCCACCACCTTCTCGTAAGCGTTCGAGGCCGTATCAGCGGCAAACTTGTCCAACTCCTCCAGCGTGGGGGGCAGACCCGTCAGGTCAAAGGTCACCCTGCGGAGCCACTCCTCCCGCTCAGCCGGCTTCGCTTGGGAAATTCCAGCCGCCACCAGAGGCTGCATCACGAAAGCATCGATGGGATTTTCGATGGCGATCTCACGATTGGGAATGTCTGGGACAGGTACCGGCGTGGGCGGGATAAAAGACCAATGCCGCTCATACACGGCTCCTTCAGCGATCCAGCGTTTGAAGAGATCAATCTGGGCGGCCGTCAGCTTCTTGTTCTCCTTCGGGGGCGGCATGACCTCATCCTCATCATGGGTGAGCAGCCTTTCGATGAACAAACTTTCATCTGGCTTGCCGGGCACAATGACCTTGTTCAGAAGGGCATTTTCACGGACATCGAGGCGCAGTTTTGCCTTCCGTTGCTTCTCATCCTGTCCATGGCACTTGAGGCAGTGCTCAGCCATAACCGGCTGAATTTGAAAGTTATAGCTAACCTTCTCCGCAGCGTTGACGGGGAGCAGACCGAGTAACCCGGTCAGGAGAAGCAGAACTGATGGGCGGGGGAGCATCATGAAAACCGGTCCAAAAAATGGCGCTGGACGCTAGCCGTGTCAGGACAAAGTTCAAGCAGCAAGCCTGCCATGCCCCGACTCCGAAGCCTTCTTACACTCACCAACGTTTTTCGCATCATCCTGCTGATCATCTGCGTTCAGGCCATCGGGTATTTACGCGACGAGAAGCCCCCCTGGAAATCCGCCTGGGGACGCCACAAGGCCGAAGGCGTGGATCCCAGCTTCCGGGAGCACGTGGCCACCGGGCTCTGGTACGGAGCTGTGGCCCGCGTGGGCATCGCCGGGGCACTCCTCCTGCTCTCACTGGGCTGGCGGCGGACAATATGTCCCTCAGACGCGCCAAACCTGCTGACGGCAGCCCGGTCTGAGGTTTCGCCATCGCCTTTCGTCTTCTACAGTCTGTTGGGTGCCATCCTGGCGGGGGCCCTGGCCATGCGGGTGCCACGCATGACTCACTCCTTCTGGGGCGATGAAGCCGACGCCATGGCCACTTATGTGCACGGCATGTACAAGCCGCTGAAGAAGAAGGACCGGCAGGGTCCGGTGTACTTTGAGGGGGCCATCTGGCCGCAGACGTTCTTCAGCGCCCGGCATGGTCCGAACAACCACGTCCTCTTCAGCGCGACCAGTCGGCTCTGCCTGGAGGCCTGGCGGAAGGTCACCAATCGGAAAGACACGGAGTTTACGGAGTGGGTGGCTCGCTTGCCAAGCCTGACAGGCGGCCTTGTATCTCTGGCGGGCCTGGCCCTGCTCCTGCGACGCTGGGGCGTGCCTTGGCTCGGCCTGCTGGCCACCCTCTTCATGGCGCTCCATCCATGGCATGTCCGATACTCGGCGGAAGCGCGTGGGTATGCGCTAGCCCTGGCTTTCTACCCCTTTTTGCTGCTTGCACTTTCCCATGCCCTCGACAGGGGCCGCTGGCGCGCTTGGCTGACCTTTGGGCTGCTGGAGTTCCTGATCATGTACTCCTGGGCTGGTATGGCATATGCCATGGCCCTGCTCAATCTGACTGCGCTGGGCATGATGATTTTTCAGGTTGGCCGGGTACAGCAGGTGGTGCGGTGGATCACCGTGAACCTCGCTGCCGCCATGCTCTTCATTTCTCTGTACGCCCCCCATGTGCCGCAGATTGCCGAGGCTCATGAGCGGTTGCAATGGCTCAGAGGCCTGCCCATGGATGCCGTCTGGTTCCACAATCTGGTGGCTGAGTTCTTCACCGGCATCCCCTATCATCTCCAGATCGCCCGCAACCCCGGGGAGATCAGCTGGGAGAGCCTCCTGCAGACCTCACCTGTGCTGACCTATGCCGGCTTTGGCCTCATCATCCTGTCCTTCCTTGCTGGGTTGGTCGGATTGTGGCGATGGCACCGTCAGCGGGCCCTGCTCATTTTCAGCACCTTCGCAGCGGTGGTGCTCTGCACTGTGCATTTCAAGTTTGGGATCAAGGACGAGCTCCGCTCTTGGTATCTCATCTTCGCCCTGCCCGCCACCAGCATCACCGTCGCCTTCGGCCTGTATCTGCTGGGCAGGAGTCTCAGCCGGATCTTTCGTGCGCAGCAAGTTGCCCTCACCGCAGGCGTCACGGTGAGTCTCCTGCTCGTCGCCACAGCCTCGCTGTGGGCCATGAACTGGAGCCAGATGCACCTTCCTTTCGAGGACTACCGCGGGGTGCTCGCCGCCTCGCGCGAGCAGCACGAGAGCTTCTCTCCCAAGTCCACCTCCAACGTGCTCATGTGCTGGCTGTGGCGTTACAGTGCCGTCTATGACCCCCGCGGGGAGATTCAGGTGCGCTCCGGACCGGGCCTCCGGGCGAAGATGGAGGAAATAAAATCCCAGCAAGGCGAGCTCTACATGGTGGTGGGCTTCCGGACCCTGGCAGAGTCATCGAATGCCGAAATCATCGCCATGGTGGAGGACCCGGCGCTCTTCGAGAAGGTGCGCCTCTTCCCCTCCCGGCAATCCATTCAGATGATGGAGCTCTATCGCATGCGATGACGGGAGCCCCCCCTCTTGCGAACCGCAATCCACGGAGGCGAATGCACAACGCCTGCCTTGCAAAGGGATGGACCCGATGGCATGCTGATCTCACAAAGGTGGATTAAGACACTCCGCCTCTTCGCAAGATGATGAAGTCTGCCCGCACAGGTCTGCGGCTCTTGGCCGTCGCGACGGTTCTGGTCGCGACAGCCCTCCATCCGCATCCGCCCATCGATCACGGGTCAACTTCATGGCGCCCCATGGAACATGGCCCCATGGGACGAAACCAGATCGCGTTGACCTTCGACGCCGAAGGGAGCGACGAGGGGATGGCGGACCTGCTGTCCGCCATGCAGCAGGGCAGAGTGTCCGCCACCTTCTTTCTCACCGGCAAGTGGGCCGACGCACACCCAGCATGGGCCACCGCGATTGCGGACAGCTGTCACATCATCGGCAATCACTCGTGGGGACACAAAGATCTGGTCACGATGGAAGAATGGGAGGTGAAGCAGGAGATCGTACGCGTGGAAGACCGCTTCATCAGCCTCTACGGTTCCCAATACCGAAGGTTGTACCGGCTACCATATCCGGTGGACTCTGCGCCGTTGCATGGGCTGGTGAGAAGGCTTGGTTATCACATCGTGGGCTGGTCGATCGACAGCCTGGACGATTCCCCGCCACCGAAATCCGCCGCATTCATCGCGAGCAGGATTCTCCAGCACAGCAACGAGGACCTGGACGGGGCTATCCTTCACTTCACTGTTGGCAAGCGCGACACCATCGAAGCGTTGCCGGTCATCATCAACGCCTTGCGGGAGCGTGGATTTGAGTTCGTGACCATCGCCGACTGGCTCACCGACGCGGATAAGGATACTTCCCAACCTTAACCCGTTTGGATCTGAACATCCGCATGGGGCAGGTTCATTTAAGGAACTGAGTACTGCCACCTCCGGGTTGCGTTCCTTCCAAGCCTGGACGGCGGCGCTCATCGGTTGGGAACGCGATTCGCCACCTCTTTGCACACATACCCAGCGCTTCCATCCAAACAGGTCCTCAGTAGATCGTCGCCCGGGTGTTGAATGGATCGATCAAGACCGCCCGGTAGTTGTCCGCCGGCACCTCCGTGTCCTCTGTAGCGGGCCCATACTCGGCCACAAACACCACTGCCCACGTGCGATTTGCTGCGTTCCATTTCAGGGAGTTGGATCCGTTTGGCCGGACTTCCACCTCGATAAAGCGGTAGTTGTGCCCGATGCCTGCGGTCAGCTCAGGATCCTTGTTGGCATCGGCACTCTGAGTTCCCTTGGTCAAGGCCGCCTGGTTGAAGATGGTGGAGAACTGCTCACTCTCATTGATGATGACCCCGCTGTCCATGCGGTGGAGCTCGGTGACCGCCAGCAATTCACCTTCGTCCGTGCGACGGAGGGTTTGCCAGCTGCGCCACTTCACCTCTGTGCCAGGTTGGGAAGGGTCAGCATGTTCATAGAACCGCAGCACCACCGGGTGATTATTCTTCACGCTTTCCAGGAGCGCATTGTGGACGTCACCCGCGAGGTTGATGGCCTCGGTCTTCAGCTTCTGCGCCATCTGGCTGCCCACAGAACCCATTCCCGTGAGAGCCAGCAAAAGACCGACGATGCCGATGACAACCAGCATTTCAATGAGGGTAAAGGCCTGCCTCCTGGCGGCCCGGATAGCAAGTGGGTGCCGTTTCATAGGGTGATTCATGGGTTCGTCGAAGCCGTGGCGGGAAGGTCCGCGTCTGTGGTCCATTTGGCGGACCGCAGTTCGACCGAGGATGAAAAAATCCGGTAGGCAACCTTGTCGCCTGCCAGCATGGTTTCCAGATTCGCAAGGTCCGTTCTCAGCGTGCCTTCATAGCTGGAAGAGTTGCGGTTGGTCACCGTCCCCACAGACTGGAAGTGGGCGCGCACGTACTCCAGATACTTGGATTCATCTCCACCGCCTTCCAGGTAGTTCCCCCAGCTGGCATCATCCAGAGCGATCAGGGTCACCTCTAGCACCGGCGGCAGTTGATGACGCGAGGCCTGGATAAGCAGCGTACCATTGCGATCCGTCCCGCTGTTCGTAGGGGCGCTCAATTGGAATTCCCGGGAGTCATAAAAATAACTTGGAGCTATGTCGTAGTCACAGGCTGAGCCCACCCCCTGCGTCGGCACCCGGGGGCTGATGATGAGGGCCAGGATGTTGCGGGCCAGCACCCGGGATCCAGTGTTGATGTCGCACGTTACCGGTGGATTGACTGAGCCAATCTTCCCGTCCCGGAACCAGCTGTAGAGGCCGGCAGAAGCCGTTTGGGCTGCCAGCAGGGGCTTGAGGTCTGTGCCCTGGAGAAAGACCGGCAGCGACTCTGAAGGCTGGCGGAACTCCATGAGCGAAAAGTTCTTCCGCTCCGGGTTCCGCCCGGTCGGACCACTGTCATTCCGAAGAAACTCCGGCCTGTCTGGCAGGTCACTGCGGTACTGGACATAGAACCCCCAGCCGTTGAGCAACTCCTCCATGTTGTCATAGGCGGCGCTGGCGCTCGTGCCCCCCACCTCCTGCCCCGCAAACCCCATCGGTGCCTGAAAGAAGACGGCGTGGCCGCAGGTGTCAGTCACCGTCTGCAGCAACCCCTGCCCTCCAGAGGTCTTGTGAGACGGGCCGGTGACGAAATGCAGGTCGGAGTACCGCTGATACCGGGTGGGTGAGGTGGGGTTGTCATAGTCCCACACAGAATTCAGAGTCGCCTGGGAAAGCCGCCTCGTTATTGCCTCGAACGCCACCCTGGCTTCCCGAAACTCCTCCACCCGGTTCCTCGCCCCGGTCCAGATGACCTGGGTCTGGAATACCGTCTGCAACAGCACCCCCATGAGGAGGGCAACCACGGTCATGGACACCAGCAACTCCACCAGCGTGAAGCCACGGCTGCGGGCTCGGGATGAAAAGGAGCGGGACATCGTTCAGTCAGTCAGGGTTCAGGATGGGCCGGGCTCAATCCGGCATGGGAGCAGAAATTAGAGGGACGCGGCGGCCGGGCCGGCCACTTCTGTCTTTTCCATCCGCACCACGGTCACTGCCCGCTTCCAGACCCGGCGGGGATCACTGAAAGGGTCAGTGCGCGGGCTGTCACTGATGGCAACCATTGCCTGCCGGAGGAATCCATTGCGGGCGTTGCCCGGCAGATCCACTCCGGAGACGCTGCCCGTGGTGTCTGGAGAAACCTGCACGGTGTAGATGCTGTTCACTTCATCCACCTTCCCGCCCTGCACGGGGTCGCCGCCGGCGTCGAATTTGTAGGTGATGGCGGACGAGTTGTTCGCCCACTCGTCAAAGTCACGCATCTGAAGATCCTGGGAAATCCAGCGCAGAATGCGAGCGGTGGCCATCTGGTTCGATGAAGCACGCATCTGGTCCATGCCGGTGGGCAGCAGGGAAATCAGCAGCACGACCGTGGTGGCGGCGATGCCGACGGCAAGAACAACTTCAACCAGGCTGAAGCCCCGGCTTCGGCAGGGGCGGTGGGTGATGAGTTTCATAAGTCAGGTTATAGGGGTTCAGTTGGGGTGGATTCAGTCTTCTCAAGGGGCAAACTTGCGGTTCTGGACAACGCGCAGACGGTAGTAGCGGTCCAGGCTGTAGTTCGGGTTGGCAAACTCGGAGGAGCTGGCCATGTCGGGCATGTTCCGGTCGCCCGGGTCGATGTAGCGCTCAAAGATCGAGGACCCGCGCTGCTCTGCGGCCACTTGGTCCTTCTCCTCGTCCCACACGGCAGGCTCCGTGCTGCGGGCCTTGCGCAGGAGCTGCACCTTGTAATGCACCTGGAAGACGTTGGACTTGGTCGTCAGGCGTGGGTAGATGTCGTTGTAG contains these protein-coding regions:
- a CDS encoding DUF1501 domain-containing protein, with the translated sequence MFCQQRTSAFGLTRRDMLSRMGLGFGGLALADMLQQGQAGAAPSPSAVSEGGLPGLPHFAPKAKRVIFLFMSGGPSQLDSFDYRPELMKRQGEGLPDSYLKGKRPPGMAGSQTSFPLVPSAFEFKQHGQSGAWVSEMFPETAKVVDDLCFIKSMTSEAVNHDPALTFMQTGAPLPGRPSIGSWLQYGLGTDNRDLPGFIVLISRRPVDQPLSYRLWDAGFLPTQYQGVQFRAGKDAVLYLSEPEGIARGATRKMLDTLKAMHERQFVSRPDAEITARIEQYEMAFRMQASVPDATDFSKEPESVFQMYGPDAKTPGSFASNCILARRLAEKNVKFIQLYHPGWDHHGGLPMNYPVSTKEIDQPCAALIKDLKQRDMLKDTLVVWGGEFGRTSYSQGSFSTKSKSYGRDHHRECFTFWMAGGGIKGGITYGETDDLGYEVARDPVTVHDFHATMLHLLGIDHERLTYRFQGRDFRLTDVAGNIVKGILA
- a CDS encoding DUF1553 domain-containing protein: MAEHCLKCHGQDEKQRKAKLRLDVRENALLNKVIVPGKPDESLFIERLLTHDEDEVMPPPKENKKLTAAQIDLFKRWIAEGAVYERHWSFIPPTPVPVPDIPNREIAIENPIDAFVMQPLVAAGISQAKPAEREEWLRRVTFDLTGLPPTLEELDKFAADTASNAYEKVVDRLLASSAYGERMAIEWLDVSRFADTYGRHEDHDCLTWPYRDWVIRAFNDNLPYDQFVTWQTAGDMLPAPTQDMYLATAFNRLPQQSNEAGSNEEEFRQDIVADRVHTNGIAFLGLSMECARCHDHKYDPISTKDYYSLSAFLNNIDECGLYTVYTSNIPAPSMFVYEGDDERRHAELKLQINLKEQQRQAMQESARARFAQWIASRDSSIRPVKPQVHLDFETLTDDKVLANRADESKPGKVRLKTKLMDGHVGKSIRFQGDNSLSIPNAGDFSRTDPFSFSVWMKLEKPLARAVVVHHSRAGLDAGSMGYELLLEDTKPSFALCHFWPGNAVRVRSTKPLPLNLWTHVAVTYDGSSRASGMRIYVNGQPVDQEVVRDNLYKDIVYDDSYEGKDMVEIATLTLAGRHNDVTLSAALLDDFKVYGCELSPVEVRLDAGAAALNQLHEWFQWWQRETDAPSKKVVAELKALREEENEISNRMREIMVMREMPGERRPTYVLNRGHFEAKGDRVEPDTPSSVFPFPSEFSRDRLGLAKWLVDRRNPLTSRVYVNRVWQMFMGRGIVGTSEDFGVQGQLPTHPELLDWLALWFMDNGWDTKALCKLIAMSATYRQSSLPERLEMLKEDPDNKLLARGPRQRLTAEQLRDNALAVSGLLNRRLLGPPVMPYQPAGLWEDSGTQHSYTQSKGADLFRRSVYTFWRRTLPPPAMSVFDAPTREFCKTRRDRSANPLQALVLFNDPQFLESARVLAENLVREFPNDDAGRIRKGYRLLTSRHAADWQVELLTSLLKEQREHFASQPADADNLRRKNGEAAVDDKLSAVEVAATTLVTRALLAMDECVMKP
- a CDS encoding glycosyltransferase family 39 protein encodes the protein MPRLRSLLTLTNVFRIILLIICVQAIGYLRDEKPPWKSAWGRHKAEGVDPSFREHVATGLWYGAVARVGIAGALLLLSLGWRRTICPSDAPNLLTAARSEVSPSPFVFYSLLGAILAGALAMRVPRMTHSFWGDEADAMATYVHGMYKPLKKKDRQGPVYFEGAIWPQTFFSARHGPNNHVLFSATSRLCLEAWRKVTNRKDTEFTEWVARLPSLTGGLVSLAGLALLLRRWGVPWLGLLATLFMALHPWHVRYSAEARGYALALAFYPFLLLALSHALDRGRWRAWLTFGLLEFLIMYSWAGMAYAMALLNLTALGMMIFQVGRVQQVVRWITVNLAAAMLFISLYAPHVPQIAEAHERLQWLRGLPMDAVWFHNLVAEFFTGIPYHLQIARNPGEISWESLLQTSPVLTYAGFGLIILSFLAGLVGLWRWHRQRALLIFSTFAAVVLCTVHFKFGIKDELRSWYLIFALPATSITVAFGLYLLGRSLSRIFRAQQVALTAGVTVSLLLVATASLWAMNWSQMHLPFEDYRGVLAASREQHESFSPKSTSNVLMCWLWRYSAVYDPRGEIQVRSGPGLRAKMEEIKSQQGELYMVVGFRTLAESSNAEIIAMVEDPALFEKVRLFPSRQSIQMMELYRMR
- a CDS encoding polysaccharide deacetylase family protein, which translates into the protein MMKSARTGLRLLAVATVLVATALHPHPPIDHGSTSWRPMEHGPMGRNQIALTFDAEGSDEGMADLLSAMQQGRVSATFFLTGKWADAHPAWATAIADSCHIIGNHSWGHKDLVTMEEWEVKQEIVRVEDRFISLYGSQYRRLYRLPYPVDSAPLHGLVRRLGYHIVGWSIDSLDDSPPPKSAAFIASRILQHSNEDLDGAILHFTVGKRDTIEALPVIINALRERGFEFVTIADWLTDADKDTSQP
- the vccD gene encoding Verru_Chthon cassette protein D; its protein translation is MKRHPLAIRAARRQAFTLIEMLVVIGIVGLLLALTGMGSVGSQMAQKLKTEAINLAGDVHNALLESVKNNHPVVLRFYEHADPSQPGTEVKWRSWQTLRRTDEGELLAVTELHRMDSGVIINESEQFSTIFNQAALTKGTQSADANKDPELTAGIGHNYRFIEVEVRPNGSNSLKWNAANRTWAVVFVAEYGPATEDTEVPADNYRAVLIDPFNTRATIY
- the vccC gene encoding Verru_Chthon cassette protein C, with the translated sequence MSRSFSSRARSRGFTLVELLVSMTVVALLMGVLLQTVFQTQVIWTGARNRVEEFREARVAFEAITRRLSQATLNSVWDYDNPTSPTRYQRYSDLHFVTGPSHKTSGGQGLLQTVTDTCGHAVFFQAPMGFAGQEVGGTSASAAYDNMEELLNGWGFYVQYRSDLPDRPEFLRNDSGPTGRNPERKNFSLMEFRQPSESLPVFLQGTDLKPLLAAQTASAGLYSWFRDGKIGSVNPPVTCDINTGSRVLARNILALIISPRVPTQGVGSACDYDIAPSYFYDSREFQLSAPTNSGTDRNGTLLIQASRHQLPPVLEVTLIALDDASWGNYLEGGGDESKYLEYVRAHFQSVGTVTNRNSSSYEGTLRTDLANLETMLAGDKVAYRIFSSSVELRSAKWTTDADLPATASTNP
- the vccB gene encoding Verru_Chthon cassette protein B, translated to MKLITHRPCRSRGFSLVEVVLAVGIAATTVVLLISLLPTGMDQMRASSNQMATARILRWISQDLQMRDFDEWANNSSAITYKFDAGGDPVQGGKVDEVNSIYTVQVSPDTTGSVSGVDLPGNARNGFLRQAMVAISDSPRTDPFSDPRRVWKRAVTVVRMEKTEVAGPAAASL